The genomic interval TGTGACTGCTCGGCTTTATTAAAATTGAGGTAAAAAACAAAAGCCAGTATAAACATAAAGGCGACAGAAAAAAAATCAATAATTTTCATTAATTTTTTATTGTCGACAAGCTCTTTTGCAAAGAGCAGCGTAAAATAAATGACAAAAGTTTCAATAAAAACAACTCCAAATAAAAAGAAAATCAAGTTGTGAATTCCTGATTTTGAATATATTTCAAGTCCGGCCAGGTTTAAATACCCTAGCGGAATTGACCCTAGAAAACTTACCAGAAATCCAACCGAGATGTTTTTTATTTGTTTCATTTCTAAAAATTCATGATTTTATTATTTTGCGCCACATGCAGTCTGTATTGATGCATTCCTACTTTATGGTCTAAATAAGGAACTCCCATTTTATGGTTCTCTACACTTATTTCATACATATAAGTAATATGGCGCGCGAGCTCTTTCCAGGCAAACCATACGGAATGTTTAGGATCGTAAATATGAGTAGGTTCGCTTGCCGCACCATTAAGTTCTACTATTTGAAAATTTTCTCCTCGCTCTAATTCTTCAAAAGTATTGTACATGATATCAAAACGTCCGAAATAAAATTCCGGAATTTGAACTGCAACCTTGTTAATTGCTTCTGTTAATTCAGGCGTTATCCAATGGCTGCCGTCAAGAAATTTTGCTCCGCGTGCGTGATTGCCAAACGGAACCAAATTCATAGTTTCATCCTGCGATAAAATTTGCTGCAGCTGTTTTCCATATTCTGCTTTTAAAGCATCCATTTGCAGTTCAAATCTCGGATTCTGCTTAATTAAATCTTCAATGGTAGATTTTCCGTCTCCCGTTACAATCAAAAATTCTTTAGAAACAATTCCGGTAATTTTTCCGTTTTTTTGAAGCGGACGACGTACATAAAAGATGCCTACTTCTTTTTCAAACGGAATTAGATCCTGCAATAAAAAATCAAAGTTTGCTTTGCTTGCATAATCAGCCAGCTCAGAAACAGATTTGATTTTTTTTACACCAGAACCCCGCAGTCCAATGTCGGGTTTTGCGATTAACGGAAAATCAATTTCATTTTCCTCCAATAAATTTAGAATCTCTTTAAAATCAGAATTCTCGTGAATCAAAATGGTTTTCGGGTAATGTTTTTTGGGCAGCAAATCGTAAATCTGTTTTTTACTTTCCATCATAAATCCGCCATTTTTAATTTTGGGATTAGAAGCATTAAAGAAAAAAACAGATCTGGCTTTTACAGCGTAATAGGCCCAAAGAAAATAAATAGGAAAATATAAAACCTGAAACGGCCAGTATTCACAATTGGTAACTTTATGAAAAAATAACTTCATTGTTTTCGATTTTAAATTTGAATAAAAGAGGCCGAAAAATCTTTGGTTTTAACTAAATCATAATATTTCATGGCACCTTTATTTTGCTCTGTTACTACCTGAGTTACACTTAAGGTTTTCATAATATTTTCCCTATTGATAATTAAACCGTTTTGCGCATCGTCGGTATGAGTGTTTTTATGAAAATGGATCATATCCGGAGCCGAGATTTCATTTTTATCTTTGATAAATTCAAAAAACCAATCAGATCGTTCTTTTCTAATTTCCTCAGGATATAAAGTTACCGATGACCAAATGTAACTTTGTGTTTCATCCAGCTTTGTTGTTCTTTTACTGAAACCATCCCAGATCAATTCGTATAGTCTTTTTTGCTGATACAAAACCAGCGTAAAAGGTTCTATATTTTCAAGATTAATCTGTTTCCAAAAATCTTTGGGAGAATCATTTTCGATAATATCGAGCACAATTAATCCGCGGCTTTTTCGATACGGAAGAACCGGAGTGTGTTTTATAATTCCGCCATTTAACAAAACCACAACCGTTCCATTTTCATCAACGGCAAACCAGGTTCCTCCCGCTTTTGAATCTTTTGGATACATAATTTTTTTTCCGTTGTGACTGTAATTTCTTGGCACAATTGCACCGGCCCGAATTACTTTTTCGTCCCGGTTTGAAGTAATAATGGCAACTCCGTTATTATTTACAAAACTTACTGTACACATTGTTTTCTATATTCGATTGTGGAACGCGCTACACCAAAATTTTCGTTCAGCAAAACATTTTCAAATTGCAAAACAGCA from Flavobacterium sp. carries:
- a CDS encoding D-alanine--D-alanine ligase; this translates as MKLFFHKVTNCEYWPFQVLYFPIYFLWAYYAVKARSVFFFNASNPKIKNGGFMMESKKQIYDLLPKKHYPKTILIHENSDFKEILNLLEENEIDFPLIAKPDIGLRGSGVKKIKSVSELADYASKANFDFLLQDLIPFEKEVGIFYVRRPLQKNGKITGIVSKEFLIVTGDGKSTIEDLIKQNPRFELQMDALKAEYGKQLQQILSQDETMNLVPFGNHARGAKFLDGSHWITPELTEAINKVAVQIPEFYFGRFDIMYNTFEELERGENFQIVELNGAASEPTHIYDPKHSVWFAWKELARHITYMYEISVENHKMGVPYLDHKVGMHQYRLHVAQNNKIMNF
- a CDS encoding NRDE family protein, whose protein sequence is MCTVSFVNNNGVAIITSNRDEKVIRAGAIVPRNYSHNGKKIMYPKDSKAGGTWFAVDENGTVVVLLNGGIIKHTPVLPYRKSRGLIVLDIIENDSPKDFWKQINLENIEPFTLVLYQQKRLYELIWDGFSKRTTKLDETQSYIWSSVTLYPEEIRKERSDWFFEFIKDKNEISAPDMIHFHKNTHTDDAQNGLIINRENIMKTLSVTQVVTEQNKGAMKYYDLVKTKDFSASFIQI